In one Pseudomonadota bacterium genomic region, the following are encoded:
- a CDS encoding adenylate/guanylate cyclase domain-containing protein, with translation MKKTWKINFITLAGLAITALFFLLNISSPRIVNETIEAMFLDYRFQLRNIISPPPPPENILIIAVDEKSLDIFGRWPWARDLQSELIDTIITGDPRILVVDIFYPEPENPQRDAALGSVFEKYYGRIALAAGFDPNAPPNDDEVPDYLLDNAILKIKRSSQLEGALEVHKSKVLSVPVIYANAILGHVVSPPDGDGKLRREHLYIKFKDEFFPSLSLVAAALARNMGTDDLVVQGHSGIDLGDTFIPTDIRGRMRVNYLGPEGTFHYVSAADVLDGTFDISLLREKIVFLGTSAISTYDFMVTPFSARIPAVEKNATVVENILNKHFILNTPVSVISCIILFSGVLLSFLLPKVRAFSALLASLLLISLYVALNQYLFTIHSYYLNFVYPFGNMVVITILFGAYKYFVEERKAKRLRSMFSSYVSPKVVNELINNPEMARLGGYRQEVTILFSDIAGFTSFSEKREPEEVVAMLNEYFGVMTDIIFHWDGTLDKFVGDEIMAFWGAPVAQADHAERAMRCAFHMSDQLDRLREKWQSEGKQAIDIGIGLNTGVVLIGNIGAAGKKMDFTAIGDHVNLGARVEALTRQYKTRILITEFTLAKLQPLVDNHRFGHIDLQEADTVKVKGKDLPVKVFSVRPIPHPDKEA, from the coding sequence ATGAAGAAAACCTGGAAAATTAACTTCATCACCCTGGCTGGACTCGCAATCACCGCGCTGTTTTTTCTGCTCAATATATCGTCGCCCCGGATTGTCAACGAAACCATTGAGGCGATGTTTCTCGATTACAGGTTTCAGCTGAGAAATATCATCAGCCCGCCACCGCCCCCCGAAAATATCTTAATCATTGCCGTAGATGAAAAAAGTCTGGATATTTTCGGCCGCTGGCCTTGGGCCAGAGACCTTCAGTCAGAGCTTATTGATACAATAATCACCGGCGATCCCAGGATCTTGGTGGTGGATATTTTCTATCCGGAACCCGAGAATCCGCAAAGAGACGCCGCCCTGGGAAGTGTTTTTGAGAAGTATTATGGAAGAATCGCCCTTGCCGCCGGTTTCGACCCCAATGCCCCGCCCAATGATGATGAAGTCCCTGATTATTTACTTGATAACGCCATTCTCAAGATAAAGCGTTCTTCGCAGCTGGAGGGGGCGCTTGAGGTGCACAAGTCAAAGGTCTTGTCCGTGCCGGTGATCTATGCCAATGCGATTCTCGGGCATGTGGTAAGCCCGCCGGACGGCGACGGCAAGCTCAGGCGCGAGCATCTTTATATCAAGTTTAAGGATGAGTTTTTCCCGTCACTGTCACTCGTTGCCGCCGCACTTGCCAGGAATATGGGGACAGATGATCTTGTGGTCCAGGGTCACAGCGGCATCGATCTCGGAGACACCTTTATCCCGACGGATATCCGCGGCCGGATGCGGGTTAACTATCTCGGGCCGGAAGGAACATTTCATTATGTGTCTGCAGCCGATGTGCTGGACGGCACTTTTGATATTTCCCTGCTCAGAGAAAAAATTGTCTTTCTCGGAACATCGGCCATTTCAACCTATGATTTCATGGTGACGCCGTTTTCGGCGCGTATCCCGGCGGTTGAAAAAAACGCCACGGTTGTTGAAAATATTCTGAACAAGCATTTCATCCTCAACACGCCGGTCTCAGTGATTTCCTGTATAATTCTTTTTAGCGGTGTGCTGTTGTCTTTTTTGCTGCCCAAGGTAAGAGCGTTTTCGGCGCTGCTTGCTTCCTTGCTGCTCATATCATTATACGTGGCGTTAAACCAGTATCTCTTCACGATTCACAGTTATTATCTGAATTTTGTCTATCCCTTCGGTAACATGGTTGTCATAACCATACTCTTCGGCGCGTACAAATATTTTGTCGAAGAACGCAAAGCCAAGCGCCTACGCTCGATGTTTTCCAGTTATGTGTCTCCCAAAGTGGTTAACGAATTGATTAATAATCCGGAAATGGCAAGGCTCGGCGGCTATCGCCAGGAGGTGACCATCCTTTTTTCCGATATCGCCGGATTCACCTCGTTTTCAGAAAAAAGAGAGCCAGAGGAAGTGGTTGCAATGCTCAATGAATACTTTGGGGTAATGACCGACATCATCTTCCACTGGGACGGGACCCTTGATAAGTTTGTCGGCGATGAGATCATGGCATTCTGGGGCGCGCCCGTTGCGCAAGCGGATCATGCCGAACGCGCCATGCGGTGCGCATTTCATATGTCGGATCAACTTGATCGCCTGCGGGAAAAGTGGCAGTCGGAAGGCAAACAGGCCATTGATATCGGCATTGGCCTCAATACCGGTGTGGTACTGATTGGCAATATCGGCGCTGCAGGCAAGAAGATGGATTTTACTGCCATCGGCGATCATGTAAATCTGGGCGCCAGGGTTGAAGCACTGACCAGGCAATACAAAACGCGTATTTTGATAACCGAATTTACCCTGGCGAAACTACAGCCTCTGGTTGATAATCATCGGTTCGGTCATATTGATCTTCAGGAAGCCGACACCGTCAAGGTTAAGGGGAAAGATCTGCCGGTGAAGGTGTTTTCAGTCAGGCCGATTCCCCATCCGGACAAGGAGGCCTGA
- a CDS encoding TRAP transporter small permease subunit — protein sequence MLKQLQSSFRFMGFWFLRLEELFLCLLLAAMIIVACLQIFLRFGSTGGYLWIDPLLRYMVIWAGLFGAAAVTSRGKHIALDIISYLLPEKYQPWLRMVINLFSASVCGILTWAAIIFIRNEAEFGNRVLLSVPSWIWNLVFPIAFALISLRFLIASITELPCFAEKNPLPKSFVQVK from the coding sequence ATGCTCAAACAACTGCAAAGCTCGTTCAGGTTTATGGGGTTCTGGTTTTTACGGCTGGAAGAGTTGTTCCTCTGCCTGCTGCTTGCGGCAATGATCATTGTCGCATGCCTGCAGATTTTTCTGCGTTTTGGTTCTACCGGCGGCTATCTCTGGATCGACCCGCTTCTGCGGTATATGGTGATCTGGGCCGGCTTGTTCGGTGCGGCAGCCGTAACCAGCCGCGGCAAGCATATCGCCCTTGATATCATATCGTACCTGCTTCCCGAAAAATATCAGCCCTGGCTGCGGATGGTTATCAATCTTTTTTCAGCCTCTGTCTGTGGAATCCTCACCTGGGCGGCAATTATTTTCATCCGCAACGAAGCGGAATTCGGCAACCGGGTGCTGCTCTCCGTTCCCTCATGGATCTGGAACCTGGTTTTTCCCATTGCTTTTGCTCTGATCTCTTTACGTTTTCTCATCGCAAGCATTACTGAACTTCCTTGTTTTGCAGAGAAAAATCCCCTGCCGAAATCATTTGTTCAAGTGAAATAA
- a CDS encoding FecR family protein, translated as MRKIVLLILVAVILSGWQTGIFAADKAGDVVSVRGTAFVERLEKEIKAEKRLALLEKDNISTRENSRVKMLFRDDSILTLGPMSRLAVSQYIYSPEDKRVESIYELLDGKLRAVVGNADFSVKTPTAFAAARGTIFLIWYDPATNSTGIAVLEGKVLVKNSDSSVAGEQELSAGEMTTVTGSSPPSFPEAFQITNQTGSTTGTDIGPIVYEVTVEGVPEIDFTDTRKGAPPPLSPKVQLADDDEADLRNFFDVWPRIIGGDTYRPAPQGTVGDSTTPVSIVLEFQ; from the coding sequence ATGAGAAAAATCGTCTTGTTGATTCTGGTTGCTGTTATTCTTTCGGGATGGCAGACGGGTATTTTTGCCGCAGACAAGGCCGGAGATGTGGTTTCGGTGCGCGGCACGGCCTTTGTCGAAAGGCTGGAAAAGGAAATCAAGGCTGAGAAGCGCCTGGCGCTCCTTGAAAAGGACAATATTTCAACCCGGGAAAACTCCAGGGTGAAAATGCTTTTCAGGGACGACAGCATCCTCACTCTCGGCCCCATGAGTCGTCTGGCCGTGAGCCAATATATCTACAGTCCTGAGGATAAGCGGGTCGAGTCGATTTACGAGCTTCTGGACGGCAAACTCCGGGCGGTGGTGGGCAATGCCGATTTCAGCGTCAAGACGCCGACGGCTTTTGCCGCAGCCCGCGGCACCATTTTTTTGATCTGGTACGACCCGGCTACCAATTCCACGGGGATCGCGGTCCTTGAAGGAAAAGTTCTGGTCAAAAACAGCGATTCTTCCGTTGCGGGAGAGCAGGAACTCTCCGCAGGTGAAATGACCACCGTGACCGGCAGCAGCCCGCCGTCCTTTCCGGAGGCATTCCAGATTACCAACCAGACTGGCTCGACAACCGGTACGGATATCGGTCCCATTGTCTATGAGGTGACGGTTGAGGGCGTGCCGGAGATAGATTTTACCGACACCAGAAAAGGGGCACCGCCGCCGCTGTCGCCAAAGGTTCAACTGGCGGATGACGATGAGGCTGATTTGCGGAATTTTTTTGATGTCTGGCCGAGAATTATAGGTGGCGATACTTATCGTCCGGCGCCCCAGGGAACGGTTGGCGATTCGACGACTCCGGTAAGCATTGTGCTTGAGTTTCAGTAA
- a CDS encoding protein kinase, with translation MMKTGKERRRWERQQISEPEIAMVYGQGRTWRKNLPSYEDITYFFVAVINASKGGFLIETEYSFEQGEEIFFLLRDSRKQKWSKYSAGISWVGKGSSGGGQLAGLELKKNRKPGRQSAIKEEALASLVADMDFLMQTGMFECLPANAVWLLLNRLQKVEILSGINIISQGEKGDCLYLVQSGTCQILVLKDDQPHRVAQLGPGEIVGEMAVLTGELRCADVTALSDMQIWRLPKKQMDAIAAKCEDVRLFLTELVTDRLENSPIIADRTVGKYLVKMKIDHGGWGIVYQGFHTQLKMPVAIKMLKHQMAMDTMFKNQFMKEATIIAKLNHRNIVQVHDIEEQYQTIFIIMEYLEGGTVEALLDRLGTLDVTTTLDILKQACAGLEYAHRKGIVHHDVKPANIFVQNDGQVKMLDFGLAFSSGTDHATLKGTIHYAAPEQIRNDEIDFRVDIYTLGLTAYEMLTGRRPHQDDDIGNFINKRLREEIPDPKEERPDIPEALRNFILRACRNNPDERYQTMGEAMKELESLYKKMVPGEGRERESERRMSSLHLFYFEESQTEVNSLLEGMASRANAMGIRYKVSEFKDV, from the coding sequence ATGATGAAGACTGGAAAAGAAAGGCGTCGATGGGAAAGGCAGCAGATATCAGAACCTGAAATTGCCATGGTTTACGGACAGGGGAGGACGTGGCGTAAAAATCTTCCATCATATGAAGATATCACCTATTTCTTTGTGGCAGTCATCAATGCCAGCAAGGGCGGATTTCTGATTGAGACCGAATATTCCTTTGAACAGGGAGAAGAAATCTTTTTTCTGTTGCGCGATTCGCGTAAACAAAAATGGTCAAAATATAGCGCCGGGATTTCCTGGGTCGGGAAGGGTTCTTCAGGCGGCGGGCAGCTTGCCGGTCTAGAGTTGAAGAAAAACAGGAAGCCCGGCAGGCAATCCGCAATCAAGGAAGAGGCGCTTGCATCCCTTGTCGCTGATATGGATTTTCTCATGCAAACCGGCATGTTCGAATGCCTGCCTGCCAATGCCGTCTGGTTGTTGTTGAACCGTCTGCAGAAAGTTGAAATATTGTCCGGTATAAATATTATATCCCAGGGTGAAAAAGGCGATTGTCTGTATCTCGTTCAGTCCGGCACCTGTCAGATCCTGGTTTTAAAGGATGACCAGCCACACAGGGTTGCACAATTGGGGCCGGGGGAAATAGTCGGCGAAATGGCGGTTCTGACCGGGGAGTTGCGGTGTGCCGATGTTACGGCATTATCCGACATGCAGATATGGCGTCTGCCCAAAAAACAGATGGACGCGATTGCTGCAAAGTGTGAGGACGTGCGGTTATTTCTCACTGAACTGGTCACTGATCGCCTGGAAAATTCTCCGATAATTGCCGACCGGACCGTGGGCAAATACCTGGTCAAAATGAAAATTGATCATGGCGGTTGGGGCATTGTCTACCAGGGATTCCATACGCAGCTTAAAATGCCGGTAGCGATCAAGATGCTCAAGCATCAGATGGCCATGGATACGATGTTTAAGAATCAGTTCATGAAGGAGGCAACGATCATTGCCAAGCTCAACCATCGAAATATCGTTCAGGTGCACGATATCGAAGAACAGTACCAGACGATTTTCATTATTATGGAATACCTGGAAGGTGGAACAGTAGAAGCCTTGCTGGACAGGCTCGGCACCCTGGACGTCACAACAACCCTGGACATTCTCAAGCAGGCATGCGCCGGACTTGAATATGCCCACAGAAAAGGGATTGTGCATCATGATGTGAAGCCGGCCAATATTTTTGTTCAGAATGACGGCCAGGTAAAGATGCTCGATTTCGGTCTGGCGTTTTCATCCGGCACTGATCACGCGACCCTTAAAGGGACCATTCATTATGCCGCACCGGAACAGATCAGGAATGATGAGATTGATTTCCGGGTTGATATTTACACACTGGGGCTTACGGCGTATGAAATGTTGACCGGCAGACGCCCTCATCAGGATGACGATATCGGTAATTTTATTAATAAACGATTACGCGAAGAAATTCCCGATCCTAAAGAAGAGCGACCCGACATCCCTGAAGCCCTGAGGAATTTTATATTGCGCGCCTGTAGGAATAACCCGGATGAGCGATATCAGACCATGGGTGAGGCCATGAAAGAGCTGGAATCTTTATATAAGAAAATGGTTCCGGGTGAAGGCCGGGAGCGGGAAAGTGAAAGGCGCATGTCGTCTTTGCATTTATTCTATTTTGAAGAATCACAAACTGAGGTGAATTCTTTACTGGAAGGCATGGCATCCCGTGCCAACGCCATGGGGATCAGGTACAAGGTTTCAGAGTTCAAGGACGTATAA
- a CDS encoding TRAP transporter large permease subunit yields MNILKFITLLTALLGAPLFVIIAGLALFSFYGADIDISVVIIEMSRLSDTPMLLSLPLFIFAGTLLSESGAPHRMLNLSNVLLSWMPGGLAVIALGVCAIFTAFTGASGVTIFALGGLLFPALVKDGYSEKFSLGLITSSGSLGLLFPPSLPLILYGVISESRIDQLFLAGVLPGLLMLALLVAYSVSKSPKDRAFRKKITRLDIFTALRQAVWEIPLPIIILGGIYGGFFVVGEAAAVTALYVLIVEVLIYRDISIKKLPGIMVQSMMLFGGILVVLAASMASTNYLVDQEVPARLFELIRQYISSKYTFLLVLNIFLLIVGSMLDIFSALVLVVPLIIPLAQGYGVDQVHLGIIFLTNLQIGYCTPPVGLNLFLASYKFDKPVTELYRATLPFLALLLLTLALITYFPFLSLWLVGLWG; encoded by the coding sequence ATGAATATACTTAAATTTATCACTCTGCTCACTGCGCTTCTCGGTGCTCCGTTATTTGTGATCATCGCCGGCCTTGCCCTGTTTTCCTTTTATGGGGCGGATATTGATATTTCAGTAGTAATTATCGAAATGTCACGTCTTTCAGATACGCCGATGCTGCTTTCTCTCCCCCTGTTCATCTTTGCCGGCACCCTGCTTTCCGAGAGCGGTGCGCCGCATCGCATGCTCAATCTTTCCAATGTTCTGCTCAGCTGGATGCCGGGAGGGCTTGCGGTGATTGCCCTTGGTGTCTGCGCCATATTTACCGCTTTCACCGGTGCTTCGGGAGTCACGATATTTGCTTTGGGGGGCCTGCTCTTTCCCGCCCTGGTCAAAGATGGTTATTCAGAAAAATTTTCCTTGGGGCTGATTACATCGTCAGGAAGTCTTGGTCTGCTTTTCCCGCCCAGTCTGCCATTGATCCTTTACGGGGTTATTTCAGAATCCAGAATTGATCAATTGTTTCTTGCCGGGGTTCTTCCTGGTCTGCTGATGCTTGCCCTGCTGGTTGCCTACAGTGTGAGCAAGAGTCCGAAAGATCGTGCTTTTCGCAAAAAAATTACCAGACTTGATATTTTCACCGCCCTCAGGCAGGCGGTATGGGAAATACCCCTGCCGATTATCATTCTTGGAGGCATTTACGGCGGCTTTTTTGTGGTTGGCGAAGCTGCGGCGGTGACCGCCCTCTATGTGCTTATCGTTGAGGTTCTGATCTACCGGGATATCAGCATCAAGAAATTGCCCGGCATTATGGTGCAGAGTATGATGCTCTTCGGTGGGATCCTGGTTGTGCTTGCCGCATCCATGGCATCAACCAATTACCTGGTGGATCAGGAAGTCCCGGCGCGGCTCTTTGAATTGATCAGGCAGTATATCTCAAGCAAGTATACTTTTCTGCTTGTCCTGAATATTTTTCTGCTGATTGTCGGGTCCATGCTGGATATCTTTTCAGCCCTGGTCCTGGTTGTTCCATTGATTATTCCACTGGCGCAGGGATACGGCGTTGACCAGGTCCACCTGGGAATCATTTTTCTCACAAACCTGCAGATCGGCTACTGCACCCCGCCGGTGGGACTGAACCTGTTTCTGGCCAGTTACAAATTCGATAAACCGGTCACCGAACTCTACCGGGCAACCCTGCCATTCCTCGCACTACTGCTGTTGACCCTTGCCCTGATTACTTATTTCCCGTTCCTGAGCCTCTGGCTGGTCGGCCTCTGGGGTTGA
- the dctP gene encoding TRAP transporter substrate-binding protein DctP produces the protein MTRLNKSLLIIFLTVAVICICVTAQARSKYLFKIASLAPVGSVWARQFDEFTNEVQQKTNGEVAFKVYPGGVMGNEQAVYRKMQVGQLHGGGFTMTGISEVVPDFRVMGVPFIFDSYEEVDWVKIKLMPHFKKAFEDKGLALIAMSEVGFVYAMSTTPLATLEDMRKNKTWLPEGDKVNPPYLETAGVKGTVLSIPDVLTSLQTGLVDTVFNSYYGAIVMQWFTRARYISDIPFSYAYGAFLLDGKQFSLLPAEYRNIIEVTAQKYFGILLAETRKSNDEALEVLKKNGVKLVAVDDESRKQLKSYRTPSVNQIIGRAFSETIYTETLNQLELYRAQAK, from the coding sequence ATGACCCGATTGAATAAATCTCTGCTTATCATTTTTTTGACTGTAGCTGTTATCTGTATATGTGTTACCGCCCAGGCCAGGTCGAAATATCTTTTTAAGATCGCTTCCCTTGCCCCGGTGGGGAGCGTATGGGCCAGGCAGTTTGATGAATTTACCAATGAAGTTCAGCAGAAAACCAACGGTGAGGTGGCCTTCAAGGTATATCCCGGCGGGGTCATGGGCAATGAGCAGGCGGTCTACAGAAAAATGCAGGTCGGACAGCTCCATGGCGGCGGCTTTACGATGACTGGAATCAGCGAGGTTGTCCCGGATTTCCGGGTCATGGGGGTACCTTTTATTTTCGACTCTTATGAAGAAGTCGACTGGGTGAAGATAAAGCTTATGCCCCATTTTAAAAAGGCTTTTGAGGATAAAGGGCTGGCTCTCATCGCCATGTCGGAAGTAGGTTTTGTTTATGCCATGTCAACCACGCCCCTGGCAACCCTTGAAGATATGAGAAAAAACAAAACCTGGCTGCCTGAGGGTGATAAAGTGAATCCACCCTATCTGGAAACAGCCGGAGTTAAAGGAACTGTTTTATCCATCCCCGATGTCCTTACTTCCCTGCAGACCGGCCTGGTTGATACTGTTTTTAATTCGTATTACGGCGCTATAGTCATGCAGTGGTTCACCAGGGCACGCTATATTTCCGATATCCCCTTCAGCTATGCATACGGTGCTTTTCTTTTAGACGGCAAGCAATTTTCCCTGCTGCCGGCTGAGTATAGAAATATAATCGAAGTCACTGCGCAGAAATACTTTGGCATACTCCTTGCCGAAACCAGAAAAAGTAATGATGAGGCCCTTGAAGTGCTCAAGAAAAACGGGGTCAAGTTGGTTGCCGTGGATGATGAATCCCGGAAACAGTTGAAATCGTATCGGACTCCGAGTGTCAATCAGATTATCGGCAGAGCCTTTTCTGAAACTATCTATACCGAAACACTCAATCAGCTGGAATTGTATCGTGCGCAGGCCAAATAG
- a CDS encoding cytochrome C: MRKELGIMLVCAVLLLLNTSHVFASAEKCISCHKDISPGQVMDWEASKHSKEDVTCSTCHGDKHNDASDAKMAAMPDEAVCAGCHEDQFNQFSKGKHNFGWTSLNAMPVTHVEPDELMEGGRGCGGCHNMGIKSEAQKKEQLEKGYHYQNNSCDECHTRHSFSKKEALNPRACQQCHMGYDHPQWEMWSSSKHGTRYLSKEVGDLPETAAAPKCQDCHMQNGNHENRTAWGFLGVRLPLPEDKQWAADRVVILKALGVLNPETGEPTARLDAVKAVDLARLTEEAWSTERNKMIKVCTQCHSETYAREQLAMGDSIMQKADRLMADAIEIVAGLYKDGIIKKPKDYAFAYPDLLYFMRTSGSDINHMSHIDQALFEMYMKHRMRTYQAFFHINPDYAYWYGWAMMTKELGKIQELAQTMRATHK; encoded by the coding sequence ATGCGAAAAGAATTAGGTATCATGTTGGTCTGTGCGGTATTGCTTTTACTAAACACCTCTCATGTCTTTGCCTCGGCTGAAAAATGCATATCCTGCCACAAAGATATTTCGCCCGGACAAGTGATGGATTGGGAAGCAAGCAAACACAGCAAAGAGGATGTAACCTGTTCCACCTGTCATGGCGACAAACACAACGATGCGTCAGACGCTAAAATGGCGGCAATGCCCGACGAAGCCGTCTGCGCCGGATGCCATGAAGACCAGTTCAACCAGTTCAGCAAAGGGAAACATAATTTCGGCTGGACTTCGCTGAATGCCATGCCGGTCACCCATGTGGAACCTGATGAATTAATGGAAGGCGGTCGGGGTTGCGGCGGCTGCCACAACATGGGAATCAAATCCGAGGCCCAGAAAAAAGAACAACTGGAAAAAGGCTATCACTACCAGAACAATTCTTGCGACGAATGCCACACCCGCCACAGCTTTTCTAAAAAAGAAGCCTTAAATCCAAGAGCATGCCAGCAATGCCATATGGGGTATGACCACCCGCAATGGGAGATGTGGAGCAGTTCCAAACACGGCACCCGTTATCTTTCCAAAGAAGTCGGCGACTTGCCTGAAACCGCGGCAGCTCCCAAATGCCAGGATTGTCATATGCAAAACGGCAACCACGAAAACAGGACGGCATGGGGGTTCCTCGGGGTCCGCCTGCCGCTTCCGGAGGATAAACAATGGGCTGCAGATCGTGTGGTTATTTTAAAGGCACTCGGGGTCCTGAACCCGGAAACAGGCGAGCCCACGGCGCGCCTTGATGCGGTAAAAGCAGTTGACCTGGCCCGCCTGACTGAGGAGGCATGGTCCACGGAACGAAACAAAATGATCAAAGTCTGCACCCAGTGTCACTCCGAAACCTACGCCCGAGAACAGCTGGCAATGGGTGACAGCATTATGCAGAAGGCTGATCGTTTAATGGCCGATGCCATAGAGATCGTAGCCGGCCTCTACAAAGACGGCATCATCAAAAAGCCCAAAGATTATGCCTTTGCCTATCCGGATTTACTCTATTTCATGCGTACCAGCGGCTCGGACATTAATCACATGTCCCATATCGACCAGGCGCTTTTTGAAATGTATATGAAACACCGGATGCGCACTTACCAGGCTTTCTTCCATATAAATCCGGATTATGCATACTGGTATGGCTGGGCGATGATGACCAAGGAACTGGGCAAAATACAGGAACTTGCCCAGACCATGAGGGCAACCCACAAATAA
- a CDS encoding TPM domain-containing protein: MKYRHSLFIAFLCFLLLTAGCNKAKENPVPVRLGLVNDYASVFSPEETDAMAADLAAYEKETCHQIIVLTVPSLSGESIASFSSRTANDWDIGQEMLDNGILLTLAMEEKSVRIEAGTGLEFIAKDEVGKQILDEEILPSFRQGRMTEGVNKGISAIKKAARLVSYPDNHRPSICLGQ; this comes from the coding sequence ATGAAATATCGACATTCCCTGTTCATTGCTTTCCTTTGCTTCCTGCTTCTTACGGCAGGGTGCAATAAAGCAAAAGAAAATCCGGTGCCGGTTCGCCTCGGTCTGGTAAACGACTATGCCTCAGTGTTCTCACCGGAAGAGACTGATGCCATGGCTGCCGATCTTGCCGCTTATGAAAAGGAAACCTGCCATCAAATAATTGTCTTGACCGTCCCCTCGCTTTCCGGCGAATCAATTGCAAGCTTTTCATCTCGTACAGCAAACGACTGGGACATTGGCCAGGAAATGCTGGATAACGGAATTCTGCTTACCCTTGCAATGGAAGAAAAATCAGTGCGTATCGAAGCAGGCACCGGTCTTGAATTCATAGCCAAGGATGAGGTCGGCAAACAGATTCTTGATGAGGAAATACTTCCAAGTTTTCGTCAGGGCCGAATGACCGAAGGGGTGAATAAAGGCATAAGTGCCATTAAGAAGGCGGCGCGCCTGGTGAGTTATCCGGACAATCACCGGCCTTCCATCTGCCTCGGCCAATAA
- a CDS encoding tetratricopeptide repeat protein, with protein sequence MKQKWLVTFRVSVFLGLILCSGMALASEKEFEIAMTKGSLAVESASFEEARTHLQKALDVKPDDTEAMLLMGIAWSRNEKYSEAKGYFVKLLRKNPDSWRAKFELGVVLYHLDAWEDAGDLFSEVVGSEADDHSKTVAGKYLAKISAAARARDKTYTLNLLIGGQWDDNVILEPEDPLTQTDEADWRWLAVISGNWAFFEKNSFKASAGYMFYQSLHDTLHAYDVHQHNLTFSGEYDPRGPIRTALEYDLNYSLVGREKYSTINTIKPVFSYSHSPKLHTELYYAHEFQDFDNSDQFTTNSSRNGDSDTIGVTEKILLAKNLGLSVGYAYDIKGADMGYWQYDGHKASVKLSSAIDKIQLFVDGSYYDKKYDDTWPGESTSRKDKVQEYSLVVVWNPLKWLTLSLTENYVINDSNIAKTDFTRNITGFVVGIGI encoded by the coding sequence ATGAAACAGAAATGGCTCGTAACTTTCCGGGTGTCGGTTTTTCTGGGGTTAATCCTTTGTTCCGGTATGGCGCTTGCTTCAGAGAAGGAATTTGAGATCGCCATGACCAAGGGTTCTCTGGCCGTTGAAAGTGCCTCCTTTGAGGAGGCCAGGACCCATCTGCAAAAGGCCCTGGACGTAAAGCCCGATGACACCGAGGCCATGCTGCTTATGGGCATTGCCTGGTCCCGAAACGAGAAATACTCCGAAGCCAAAGGCTATTTTGTCAAGCTCCTCAGGAAGAATCCGGATTCGTGGCGGGCGAAATTCGAGCTCGGCGTTGTCCTCTATCATCTGGATGCCTGGGAGGATGCGGGGGATCTTTTCAGCGAGGTTGTCGGCAGCGAGGCTGACGACCATTCAAAGACCGTGGCAGGAAAGTATCTTGCAAAAATTTCCGCTGCGGCCAGGGCAAGGGACAAGACCTATACCCTGAATCTACTCATCGGCGGCCAGTGGGATGACAATGTTATCCTCGAGCCGGAAGATCCTCTGACCCAGACCGATGAGGCGGACTGGCGCTGGCTTGCGGTAATCAGCGGCAACTGGGCCTTTTTTGAAAAGAACAGTTTCAAGGCCAGTGCCGGATATATGTTTTATCAGAGTCTCCACGATACCCTGCATGCGTATGACGTTCACCAGCATAATCTTACCTTTTCAGGGGAGTACGATCCCAGGGGACCGATCCGCACCGCCCTTGAATATGATTTGAACTATTCCCTGGTGGGGCGTGAAAAGTACAGCACCATCAATACAATCAAGCCGGTATTTTCCTATAGCCATTCGCCGAAACTGCACACCGAGCTGTACTATGCTCATGAGTTTCAGGACTTTGACAACTCTGATCAGTTCACCACCAATTCATCAAGGAACGGCGATAGCGATACAATAGGCGTCACCGAAAAGATCCTTCTTGCGAAAAATCTCGGATTGTCCGTGGGCTATGCCTATGATATCAAGGGCGCCGATATGGGTTACTGGCAATATGACGGGCACAAGGCATCAGTAAAGCTGAGTTCGGCAATTGACAAAATCCAGTTATTTGTCGACGGCTCCTATTATGACAAAAAATACGATGACACCTGGCCTGGGGAATCCACCAGCCGCAAGGACAAGGTTCAGGAGTATTCCCTGGTTGTGGTCTGGAATCCCCTTAAATGGCTGACGTTGAGTTTGACTGAAAATTATGTGATCAATGATTCCAATATCGCGAAAACGGATTTTACGCGAAATATTACCGGATTTGTTGTGGGGATAGGCATATGA